From Desulfovibrio aminophilus, a single genomic window includes:
- a CDS encoding AAA family ATPase: protein MIARLTLENFMAHARTELELGPGVTALTGPNNVGKSAVVEALRCLTQNPAPRHVIRHGAKEARVSVELDDGTRVVWIRKKAGAGYQLWRPGAEAPEEFWKLGRGGVPDEVREALRLETVALENRDDAIDVHLGNQRQPIFLLNEPPSVAASFFAASSESAHLLAMQDALKRRTQDARRDQARASARLKDIQDALDRLSGLPDLDLALAEARDEEDALRRSGEGIPALEDWLSRRAGLKRDAEAAARRARVLEPLAAPPAAAPTDRLAALLRDLRFARAARESSRAKAAALSSLSEPAPPAATARPAGMLAELRGLLRRRAAVLARTAALAPLAEAPAPAPTARIAELARGIRSLKAEEKALSGRFAALAALRESPAIRKADALADLLRRLSESRAAQDAARKAFEDCAARLDGLRAEIAARLDAVGVCPTCGAGLDLARFIREDA, encoded by the coding sequence ATGATCGCCCGCCTCACCTTGGAAAACTTCATGGCCCACGCCCGCACCGAGCTGGAGCTGGGCCCGGGCGTCACGGCCCTCACCGGCCCCAACAACGTGGGCAAGTCCGCCGTGGTCGAGGCCCTGCGCTGCCTGACCCAGAACCCCGCGCCGCGCCACGTCATCCGCCACGGGGCCAAGGAGGCCCGCGTGAGCGTCGAGCTGGACGACGGCACCCGCGTGGTCTGGATCAGGAAGAAGGCCGGCGCGGGCTACCAGCTCTGGCGGCCCGGGGCCGAGGCCCCGGAGGAGTTCTGGAAGCTCGGGCGCGGCGGCGTGCCCGACGAGGTGCGCGAGGCCCTGCGCCTGGAGACCGTGGCCCTGGAGAACCGCGACGACGCCATCGACGTGCACCTCGGCAACCAGCGCCAGCCCATCTTTCTGCTCAACGAGCCGCCCTCGGTGGCGGCCTCCTTCTTCGCCGCCTCCAGCGAGAGCGCCCACCTCCTGGCCATGCAGGACGCGCTCAAGCGCCGGACCCAGGACGCCCGGCGCGACCAGGCCCGGGCCTCCGCCCGCCTGAAGGACATCCAGGACGCCCTGGACCGCCTCTCCGGCCTGCCGGACCTCGATCTGGCCCTGGCCGAGGCCCGCGACGAGGAAGACGCGCTGCGCCGCTCCGGCGAGGGCATTCCGGCCCTGGAGGACTGGCTTTCCCGCCGCGCGGGCCTGAAGCGCGATGCCGAGGCCGCCGCCCGCCGCGCCCGCGTCCTGGAACCCCTGGCCGCGCCGCCCGCCGCGGCCCCCACGGACCGCCTGGCGGCCCTGCTCCGCGACCTCCGTTTTGCCCGCGCCGCCCGTGAATCGTCCCGGGCCAAGGCCGCCGCCCTGTCTTCCCTCTCGGAACCCGCGCCCCCGGCCGCGACCGCGCGGCCCGCGGGGATGCTGGCCGAGCTGCGCGGCCTGCTCCGCCGGCGCGCGGCCGTATTGGCGCGAACCGCCGCCCTGGCCCCGCTGGCCGAGGCCCCGGCCCCGGCTCCCACGGCCCGGATCGCGGAGCTGGCCCGGGGCATCCGGTCCCTGAAGGCCGAGGAAAAGGCCCTCTCCGGCCGGTTCGCGGCCCTGGCCGCATTGCGCGAGTCCCCAGCCATCCGCAAGGCCGACGCCCTGGCCGACCTGCTGCGCCGCCTGTCCGAGTCCCGGGCCGCCCAGGACGCCGCCCGCAAGGCCTTCGAGGATTGCGCCGCGCGGCTCGACGGCCTGCGCGCCGAGATCGCCGCCCGGCTCGACGCCGTCGGCGTCTGCCCCACCTGCGGCGCGGGCCTGGACCTGGCCCGCTTCATCCGGGAGGACGCATGA
- a CDS encoding methyl-accepting chemotaxis protein, protein MFRKSLASVFIASVALALVLTMSAIILYVTDSSYHMALSLEEQAMRQSAASARDALGLYVENAKGMIQSLSGQRLVREAFSGDTAPARKRIAETLRANPGVWSIIVFDDKGLVIAGANADGQELTGQSRADRGYYQAVMSGQDLFLGKTILAAKSGGGDIHILTAVKAVHDESGKVIGGIGIFPRWEAFTKVFIDPVRFGEHGYGFMLDSKGAFIAHAVDKSLMLSDASGQEFARKALATKSGSFFYDWKGARKYLALETDPVTGWTICMSAYASELTETASAQRNMLMGIGAAAALLLTAIIFLIMNRLVVRPIHAIEAFTSAIAKGDFSAVPPTGFRFEFSHLAENIRAMVAELKNKLGFAQGVLDGFVLPCAVAGTDNRLTFVNPRLMEAFEKRGQPREVLGQISGQFLFNDPSHDTYLHKSMRELRTVAGEVEYDLPSGAHKIFNVTAHPIKDMDGELIGSLAVWFDLTELRAQQRRIADQNARIAKAAESANQISDQVASASEELSAQIEQSSRGSEEQRSRTGEAAAAMEEMNATVMEVAQSASHAAGLADTARGKAQEGERLVGEVVTTITRVNEQAETLKADMTELGRQAEGIGRIMNVITDIADQTNLLALNAAIEAARAGEAGRGFAVVADEVRKLAEKTMTATKEVGDYIQAVQESARKNIQGTEATTQAILAGTETAEKSGAALREIVDMVEKTADQVRSIATASEQQSAASEQISRSTEEINRIASETAEAMTQSAQAVSDLARLAQNLKTTIDDMRQ, encoded by the coding sequence ATGTTCCGCAAAAGTCTCGCCTCCGTCTTCATCGCTTCCGTGGCCTTGGCCCTGGTTCTGACAATGTCCGCCATCATCCTCTACGTCACCGACTCCTCCTACCACATGGCCTTGAGCCTGGAGGAACAGGCCATGCGCCAGTCGGCGGCATCCGCCCGCGACGCCCTGGGCCTCTATGTGGAAAACGCCAAGGGCATGATCCAGTCCCTGTCCGGTCAGCGCCTCGTGCGCGAGGCCTTCTCCGGCGACACGGCCCCGGCCCGGAAGCGCATCGCCGAAACCCTGCGCGCCAACCCCGGCGTCTGGAGCATCATCGTCTTCGACGACAAGGGGCTGGTCATCGCCGGAGCCAACGCCGACGGCCAGGAACTCACCGGCCAGAGCCGCGCCGACCGCGGCTACTACCAGGCCGTCATGTCCGGCCAGGACCTCTTCCTGGGCAAGACCATCCTCGCGGCCAAGAGCGGCGGCGGCGACATCCACATCCTCACGGCGGTCAAGGCCGTCCACGACGAGTCCGGCAAGGTGATCGGCGGGATCGGCATCTTCCCCCGCTGGGAGGCCTTCACCAAGGTCTTCATCGACCCCGTGCGCTTCGGCGAGCACGGCTACGGCTTCATGCTCGACTCCAAGGGCGCGTTCATAGCCCATGCCGTGGACAAGAGTCTCATGCTCAGCGACGCCTCGGGCCAGGAATTCGCCAGAAAGGCCCTGGCCACGAAGTCCGGCAGCTTCTTCTATGACTGGAAGGGCGCGCGCAAGTATCTGGCCCTGGAGACCGATCCGGTCACAGGCTGGACCATCTGCATGAGCGCCTACGCCTCCGAACTGACCGAGACCGCCTCGGCCCAGCGCAACATGCTCATGGGCATCGGCGCGGCGGCCGCGCTCCTGCTCACCGCCATCATCTTCCTCATCATGAACCGCCTCGTGGTCCGGCCGATCCACGCCATCGAGGCCTTCACCTCGGCCATCGCCAAGGGCGACTTCTCGGCCGTCCCGCCCACGGGCTTCCGCTTCGAGTTCAGCCACCTGGCCGAGAACATCCGGGCCATGGTGGCGGAACTGAAGAACAAGCTCGGCTTCGCCCAGGGCGTGCTGGACGGCTTCGTCCTGCCCTGCGCCGTGGCGGGCACGGACAACCGCCTCACCTTCGTCAACCCCCGCCTCATGGAGGCATTCGAGAAGCGCGGCCAGCCCCGGGAGGTTCTGGGCCAAATCTCGGGCCAGTTCCTGTTCAACGACCCGAGCCACGACACCTACCTTCACAAATCCATGCGCGAACTGCGCACCGTGGCCGGCGAGGTGGAGTACGACCTGCCCTCCGGCGCGCACAAGATCTTCAACGTGACCGCCCATCCCATCAAGGACATGGACGGCGAACTCATCGGTTCGCTGGCCGTGTGGTTCGACCTCACCGAACTGCGCGCCCAGCAACGGCGCATCGCGGACCAGAACGCCCGCATCGCCAAGGCCGCCGAGTCGGCCAACCAGATATCCGACCAGGTGGCCTCGGCCTCCGAGGAACTCTCGGCCCAGATCGAACAATCCAGCCGGGGCTCCGAGGAACAGCGCTCGCGCACCGGCGAGGCCGCCGCGGCCATGGAGGAGATGAACGCCACGGTCATGGAGGTGGCCCAAAGCGCCTCCCATGCCGCGGGACTGGCCGACACCGCCCGCGGCAAGGCCCAGGAGGGCGAACGCCTGGTGGGCGAGGTGGTGACCACCATCACCCGCGTCAACGAACAGGCCGAAACCCTCAAGGCCGACATGACCGAACTGGGCAGGCAGGCCGAGGGCATCGGCCGGATCATGAACGTGATCACCGACATCGCGGACCAGACCAACCTCCTGGCCCTGAACGCCGCCATCGAGGCCGCCCGCGCGGGCGAGGCCGGACGCGGCTTCGCGGTCGTGGCCGACGAGGTCCGCAAGCTGGCCGAAAAGACCATGACCGCCACCAAGGAAGTCGGCGACTACATCCAGGCCGTGCAGGAAAGCGCGCGCAAGAACATCCAGGGCACCGAGGCCACCACCCAGGCCATCCTGGCGGGCACCGAAACCGCCGAGAAATCCGGCGCGGCCCTGCGCGAAATCGTGGACATGGTGGAAAAGACCGCCGACCAGGTGCGCTCCATCGCCACGGCCAGCGAACAACAGTCCGCGGCCAGCGAACAGATCAGCCGCTCCACCGAGGAAATCAACCGCATCGCCTCGGAAACCGCCGAGGCCATGACCCAGTCCGCCCAGGCCGTGTCCGACCTGGCCCGGCTGGCCCAAAACCTCAAGACCACCATCGACGACATGCGCCAATAG
- a CDS encoding DUF3795 domain-containing protein, whose amino-acid sequence MRQAHLARLAPCGLNCGACLAFSGGPVQEAAQALIRALGPNFAPYAERFTAMNPVFADYPAFARLLEFLGHGSCGGCRQSGCLFQACGVHACVRDKGLDFCFQCDDFPCDSHGLPPALAERWRANNERMRDEGPEAYWLRIKDKPRYP is encoded by the coding sequence ATGCGACAAGCGCACCTCGCCCGGCTGGCCCCCTGCGGCCTGAACTGCGGCGCCTGCCTCGCCTTTTCCGGCGGCCCGGTCCAGGAGGCGGCCCAGGCCCTGATCCGCGCCCTGGGCCCCAACTTCGCGCCCTACGCCGAGCGCTTCACGGCCATGAACCCTGTCTTCGCCGACTATCCGGCCTTCGCCCGGCTCCTGGAATTCCTGGGCCACGGCTCCTGCGGCGGCTGCCGCCAGTCCGGCTGCCTGTTCCAGGCCTGCGGGGTGCATGCCTGCGTGCGCGACAAGGGCCTGGACTTCTGCTTCCAGTGCGACGACTTTCCCTGCGATTCCCACGGCCTGCCCCCGGCCCTGGCCGAGCGCTGGCGGGCCAACAACGAGCGCATGCGCGACGAGGGCCCGGAGGCCTACTGGCTGCGCATCAAGGACAAGCCGAGATACCCGTAG
- a CDS encoding Sir2 family NAD-dependent protein deacetylase, producing the protein MSLPERHRLLEAAEALRGSHPMAFTGAGMSVQSGIPPFRGPGGLWTTLDPSLFEIDAFRARPLESWRIIKQVFFDTLGRAAPNAGHEALSRLERAGRLSGIVTQNIDGLHQAAGSRVVYEFHGNMRRLRCLECGRTPALGAVSLEDLPPRCPACGGLLKPDFIFFGEAIPAEVQEASLSLARFSKCCLVVGSTGEVYPAAYIPQEARRHGATIVEINVRPSHFTDAVTDIFLQGPAAETLAALAELLGGCAPFQKS; encoded by the coding sequence ATGTCCCTGCCCGAGCGCCATCGCCTTCTCGAAGCCGCCGAGGCCCTGCGCGGCAGCCACCCCATGGCCTTCACCGGCGCGGGCATGTCCGTGCAGAGCGGCATTCCGCCGTTCCGGGGCCCGGGCGGCCTGTGGACCACGCTCGACCCCTCCCTGTTCGAAATCGACGCCTTCCGCGCCCGTCCGCTGGAATCCTGGCGGATCATCAAGCAGGTCTTCTTCGACACCCTGGGCCGGGCCGCGCCCAACGCGGGCCACGAGGCCCTCTCGCGGCTGGAGCGCGCCGGGCGGCTGTCCGGGATCGTGACCCAGAACATCGACGGCCTGCACCAGGCCGCCGGGAGCCGCGTGGTCTACGAGTTCCACGGCAACATGCGGCGGCTGCGCTGCCTGGAGTGCGGCCGGACCCCGGCCCTGGGCGCGGTGAGCCTGGAGGACCTGCCCCCGCGCTGCCCGGCCTGCGGCGGGCTGCTCAAGCCGGACTTCATCTTCTTCGGCGAGGCCATTCCGGCCGAGGTGCAGGAGGCCTCGCTCTCCCTGGCGCGGTTCAGCAAGTGCTGCCTCGTGGTGGGCAGCACGGGCGAGGTCTACCCGGCGGCCTACATCCCCCAGGAGGCCCGCCGCCACGGCGCGACCATCGTGGAGATCAACGTCCGGCCCTCGCACTTCACGGACGCGGTCACGGACATCTTTCTCCAGGGCCCGGCCGCCGAGACCCTGGCGGCCTTGGCGGAACTGCTGGGGGGCTGCGCCCCGTTTCAGAAAAGCTGA
- the murJ gene encoding murein biosynthesis integral membrane protein MurJ — translation MTQSEHRQIAKNASVVAAATLLSRILGFIRDAVVAATLGAGLGADAFFVAFRVPNVLRRLFAEGSMTMSFIPVFQRRKAELGLDTAFVMARSTLLWLVAVVGAVVILGEVFAGPLTQAIAPGFGNNPGQLETATNLLRICFPYILLISGVGLCMGVLNSLGHFTAPALSPVVLNIALIAAALLGWRLGLDVAHCLAWGVLAGGALQWLSQLPALRARGFTWRGERSWRDPGVKRMGLLMLPTVVGAAVYQLNILLGTLLASFLPVGSISYLYYADRLVEFPLGVFGLAVSTAALPSLSALAATGKDQEFGSVLSSTMRLTLFISLPAMAGLMALAEPIVGLLFGRGRFDPQAVAATSQALRAFALGLPFAALARPLASAFYARENTRTPVVVAGVCMVVNVGLGALLMQVLAHVGLALAVAASSAVNFSALAWIMRRHVGRLLPWRSLARMAGLSALVFLAALATAGAPFWIWLGGIPLWAALYVLAGRLMGMDEARMFTGMLRSRLPRRAGGA, via the coding sequence ATGACCCAGTCCGAGCATCGCCAGATCGCCAAGAACGCCTCGGTGGTGGCCGCCGCCACCCTGCTCTCCCGCATCCTCGGGTTCATCCGCGACGCCGTGGTGGCCGCCACCCTCGGCGCGGGCCTCGGCGCGGACGCCTTCTTCGTGGCCTTCCGCGTGCCCAACGTCCTGCGCCGCCTGTTCGCCGAAGGCTCCATGACCATGTCCTTCATCCCCGTGTTCCAGCGCCGCAAGGCCGAACTGGGCCTGGACACGGCCTTCGTCATGGCCCGCTCCACCCTGCTCTGGCTCGTGGCCGTGGTGGGCGCGGTGGTCATCCTGGGCGAGGTCTTCGCCGGGCCCCTGACCCAGGCCATCGCCCCGGGATTCGGAAACAATCCCGGCCAGCTGGAAACGGCCACGAACCTGCTGCGGATCTGCTTCCCGTACATCCTGCTCATCTCCGGCGTGGGCCTGTGCATGGGCGTGCTGAACAGCCTGGGCCACTTCACGGCCCCGGCGCTCTCGCCCGTGGTGCTCAACATCGCGCTCATCGCGGCCGCTCTCCTCGGCTGGCGGCTCGGCCTGGACGTGGCCCACTGCCTGGCCTGGGGCGTGCTGGCCGGCGGCGCGCTCCAGTGGCTCTCGCAGCTGCCGGCCCTGCGCGCCCGGGGCTTCACCTGGCGCGGCGAACGCTCCTGGCGCGACCCCGGGGTCAAGCGCATGGGCCTGCTCATGCTCCCCACGGTGGTGGGCGCGGCGGTCTACCAGCTGAACATCCTGCTCGGCACGCTCCTGGCCTCGTTCCTGCCCGTGGGCAGCATCTCCTACCTCTACTACGCCGACCGGCTGGTGGAGTTCCCCCTGGGCGTGTTCGGGCTGGCCGTGTCCACGGCCGCGCTGCCGAGCCTTTCGGCCCTGGCCGCCACGGGCAAGGACCAGGAGTTCGGCTCCGTGCTCTCCTCCACCATGCGGCTGACCCTGTTCATCAGCCTGCCCGCCATGGCCGGACTGATGGCCCTGGCCGAGCCCATCGTGGGCCTGCTCTTCGGGCGCGGGCGCTTCGATCCCCAGGCCGTGGCCGCCACGTCCCAGGCCCTGCGGGCCTTCGCCCTGGGCCTGCCCTTCGCGGCCCTGGCCCGGCCCCTGGCCTCGGCCTTCTACGCCCGCGAAAACACGCGCACTCCGGTGGTCGTGGCCGGGGTCTGCATGGTGGTCAACGTGGGCCTCGGCGCGCTGCTCATGCAGGTGCTGGCGCACGTGGGGCTGGCCCTGGCCGTGGCCGCGTCCTCGGCCGTGAACTTCTCGGCCCTGGCCTGGATCATGCGCCGCCACGTGGGCAGGCTCCTGCCCTGGCGCTCCCTGGCGCGGATGGCCGGGCTCTCGGCCCTGGTCTTCCTGGCGGCCCTGGCCACGGCCGGCGCGCCCTTCTGGATCTGGCTCGGCGGCATCCCGCTCTGGGCCGCGCTCTATGTCCTCGCGGGCCGTCTCATGGGCATGGACGAAGCCCGGATGTTCACCGGCATGCTCCGCTCCCGGCTCCCGCGCCGCGCGGGCGGGGCGTGA
- a CDS encoding ATP-binding protein encodes MPNTFTLKTLGPDQPFCDREKDLSDLAAYAEAGQNVVLYSPRRYGKTSLCRRLQAGLADRGFLTVFCDCYAITSVDDLADRLARQVLEALHSRESLLDKGRRWLGVFRSFRPVFTPTPEGGVSLSVERASRRDSGLDVLARVLEDLDAFLDRGEIPVHVTLDEFQEISELGDGRVEALLRTHIQGQRAAYCFVGSRRSVLLGMFTARKRPFYQSALLHALPPLPRADLVAFLRARCAAGGKECPEAVAETLADLSAGYSWYAQALGFHAFALAGQRLAPEHAATAREMVQDQERFGHEAQVRDLPAPQIQLLRALAADPTPAPLAADYLARWSLGASTAAYSRKQLVSRDLIEKDDAGLWRVVDPFFTEWLRRL; translated from the coding sequence ATGCCCAACACCTTCACGCTCAAGACCCTGGGCCCGGACCAGCCGTTCTGCGACCGGGAGAAGGATCTGTCCGACCTGGCCGCCTACGCCGAGGCGGGCCAGAACGTGGTGCTCTACTCGCCGCGCCGCTACGGCAAGACCTCGCTCTGCCGCCGTCTCCAGGCCGGGCTCGCGGACCGGGGATTCCTGACCGTCTTCTGCGACTGCTACGCGATCACCTCCGTGGACGACCTGGCCGACCGCCTGGCCCGCCAGGTCCTCGAAGCCCTGCACTCCAGGGAATCCCTGCTGGACAAGGGCCGCCGCTGGCTCGGCGTGTTCCGGTCCTTCCGGCCGGTGTTCACCCCGACCCCCGAGGGCGGCGTGAGCCTGTCCGTGGAACGCGCCTCGCGCCGGGATTCCGGGCTCGACGTGCTCGCGCGGGTTCTGGAGGACCTGGACGCCTTCCTGGATCGCGGAGAAATCCCGGTCCACGTGACGCTGGACGAGTTCCAGGAGATTTCCGAACTGGGCGACGGCCGCGTGGAGGCCCTGCTGCGCACGCACATCCAGGGCCAGCGCGCCGCGTACTGCTTCGTGGGCAGCCGCCGCTCCGTGCTGCTCGGCATGTTCACCGCCCGGAAACGCCCGTTCTACCAGAGCGCCTTGCTCCACGCCCTGCCGCCCCTGCCGCGCGCGGACCTGGTCGCCTTCCTGCGCGCCCGCTGCGCGGCCGGAGGCAAGGAATGCCCCGAGGCCGTGGCCGAAACCCTGGCCGACCTCTCCGCCGGTTATTCCTGGTACGCCCAGGCCCTGGGCTTCCACGCCTTCGCCCTGGCCGGACAACGCCTGGCCCCGGAACACGCCGCGACGGCCCGGGAAATGGTCCAGGACCAGGAACGCTTCGGCCACGAGGCCCAGGTGCGCGACCTGCCCGCCCCGCAAATCCAGCTCCTCCGAGCCCTGGCCGCCGACCCCACGCCCGCCCCGCTGGCGGCGGACTACCTGGCCCGCTGGTCCCTGGGCGCATCCACGGCCGCCTATTCCCGCAAGCAACTGGTCAGCCGCGACCTGATCGAGAAGGACGACGCGGGCCTCTGGCGCGTGGTGGACCCGTTCTTCACGGAATGGCTGCGTCGCCTCTGA
- a CDS encoding metallophosphoesterase: MSLPRVRASGLLFAADPHVADTPPGQRLPGYREQVLDKLAAWLDLARGLDALPVLLGDLFHWPRENSNAMLVALMRLFSPQRPFVLVGNHDKHLARLTSDVSLSVLAEAGALRPLSEPGPAFVLETPTGEALVGASPDGSPLPSRFEPAPGDPGTVVWLTHHNIRFPEFEARAHGIHELPGIDLVVNGHIHRPQPDVRAGATLWVNPGNITRLTFTRRSKERRPAVFFWAPGREALERRELPFLPFEQVFPDQEFPPEEQEAEGESRFIQGLERLAWRRTGEGTGLRQFLQTNLNPELPESALVWELYKEVVHGSEAE, from the coding sequence ATGAGCCTGCCCCGCGTCCGGGCCTCGGGCCTGCTCTTCGCCGCCGACCCCCACGTGGCCGACACGCCCCCGGGCCAACGCCTGCCCGGCTACCGCGAGCAGGTCCTGGACAAGCTGGCGGCCTGGCTCGACCTGGCCCGCGGGCTGGACGCCCTGCCCGTGCTCCTGGGCGACCTCTTCCACTGGCCGCGCGAGAACTCCAACGCCATGCTGGTGGCGCTCATGCGCCTGTTCTCGCCCCAGCGGCCCTTCGTCCTGGTGGGCAACCACGACAAGCACCTGGCCCGGCTCACCAGCGACGTCTCCCTCTCCGTGCTGGCCGAGGCCGGGGCCCTGCGCCCCCTGTCCGAGCCCGGGCCCGCCTTCGTCCTGGAAACCCCGACCGGCGAGGCCCTGGTCGGCGCGAGCCCGGACGGATCGCCCCTGCCCTCGCGCTTCGAGCCCGCGCCCGGCGATCCCGGAACCGTGGTCTGGCTCACGCACCACAACATCCGCTTCCCGGAGTTCGAGGCCCGGGCCCACGGCATCCACGAGCTGCCGGGCATCGACCTGGTGGTCAACGGCCACATCCACCGGCCCCAGCCCGACGTGCGCGCCGGGGCCACGCTCTGGGTCAACCCCGGGAACATCACCCGCCTGACCTTCACCCGCCGTTCCAAGGAGCGCCGCCCGGCCGTGTTCTTCTGGGCCCCGGGCCGCGAGGCCCTGGAACGCCGCGAACTGCCCTTCCTGCCCTTCGAGCAGGTCTTCCCGGACCAGGAGTTCCCGCCCGAGGAACAGGAGGCCGAGGGCGAGTCCCGCTTCATCCAGGGCCTGGAACGCCTGGCCTGGCGGCGCACCGGCGAGGGCACCGGGCTCAGGCAGTTCCTGCAAACCAATCTGAACCCCGAACTCCCGGAGAGCGCGCTCGTCTGGGAGCTGTACAAGGAGGTCGTGCATGGTTCCGAAGCCGAATGA
- the mutM gene encoding bifunctional DNA-formamidopyrimidine glycosylase/DNA-(apurinic or apyrimidinic site) lyase gives MPELPEVETIARGLDPALRGRRIRSVDVLDAISAPQGPKPLAKRLAGRRVLAVRRRAKLLLLDLEPDLVLAVHLRMTGGVTADLDTDEVRRFARIRFNLDDGGFFVFTDIRRFGSCQAFAPAELAAWPFYASLGPEPLDMSPELFVERLGAGSRAIKAALLDQTVLAGVGNIYADESLFRAGIRPQDKTSAVSAPRLRRLHKELQQVLAQAIRENGSSIRDYRDAGGNAGAFQNHFNVYGRAGEACRACGATLRGAKVGGRSTTYCPKCQPASPPPSAV, from the coding sequence ATGCCCGAACTGCCCGAGGTGGAGACCATCGCCCGGGGCCTGGACCCCGCCCTGCGGGGCCGCCGCATCCGTTCCGTGGACGTGCTCGACGCCATCAGCGCGCCCCAGGGGCCCAAGCCCTTGGCCAAGCGGCTGGCCGGACGCCGCGTCCTGGCCGTGCGCCGCCGGGCCAAGCTCCTGCTTCTGGACCTCGAGCCGGACCTCGTGCTGGCCGTGCATCTGCGCATGACCGGCGGCGTCACGGCGGACCTGGACACCGACGAGGTGCGCCGCTTCGCCCGCATCCGTTTCAACCTCGACGACGGCGGCTTCTTCGTCTTCACCGACATCCGCCGTTTCGGCTCCTGCCAGGCCTTCGCGCCCGCCGAACTGGCCGCCTGGCCGTTCTACGCCTCCCTCGGGCCCGAGCCCCTGGACATGTCGCCGGAGCTCTTCGTGGAACGTCTGGGCGCGGGCTCCCGGGCCATCAAGGCCGCGCTCCTGGACCAGACGGTCCTGGCGGGGGTGGGCAACATCTACGCCGACGAGTCCCTGTTCCGCGCCGGAATCCGGCCCCAGGACAAGACCTCGGCCGTCTCCGCCCCCCGGCTGCGGCGACTCCACAAGGAACTCCAACAGGTCCTGGCCCAGGCCATCCGCGAAAACGGCTCCTCCATCCGCGACTACCGCGACGCGGGCGGCAACGCCGGGGCCTTCCAGAACCACTTCAACGTCTACGGCCGCGCGGGCGAAGCCTGCCGCGCCTGCGGCGCCACCCTGCGCGGGGCCAAGGTCGGCGGCCGGAGCACCACCTACTGCCCCAAATGCCAACCGGCTTCGCCGCCGCCTTCGGCGGTCTAG
- a CDS encoding tRNA1(Val) (adenine(37)-N6)-methyltransferase yields the protein MQRSAFPRGLSQSKTGHRFSVDSLLLASFARIRRKDRRGLDLGTGCGVVGLALLLLHPDQNLRITGLDIDPEMARHASINAERLGLQQHFNILNEDVSSYRTSNEPPHDFVSCNPPWRDPASGRLSPGPDKARARAELDAGLDAFASAASRALGARGRFFLLHTPDRLEAVLASCRAHGLAPKRLRLVHGHAEAPARALLLEAVRNGAPGLAVEPPLLLYRGPEPNAPHTGTALAFCPFLGCNRAAMKE from the coding sequence ATGCAGCGATCCGCCTTCCCGCGCGGGCTGTCGCAAAGCAAGACAGGCCATAGGTTTTCCGTGGATTCCCTGCTCCTGGCCTCCTTTGCGAGAATCCGTCGGAAAGACCGCCGGGGGCTCGATCTGGGCACCGGCTGCGGGGTGGTGGGGCTGGCCCTGCTCCTCCTGCACCCGGACCAGAACCTGCGGATCACGGGCCTGGACATCGACCCGGAAATGGCGCGCCACGCCTCGATCAATGCGGAACGTCTCGGACTCCAACAGCACTTCAACATACTGAACGAAGACGTGTCGTCATACAGAACGTCGAACGAACCACCCCATGACTTCGTATCGTGCAATCCGCCCTGGCGCGATCCCGCAAGCGGGCGGCTGAGTCCCGGGCCGGACAAGGCCCGCGCCAGGGCCGAACTGGACGCCGGACTGGACGCCTTCGCCTCGGCCGCGTCCCGGGCCCTGGGCGCGCGCGGCCGCTTCTTCCTGCTCCACACCCCGGACCGCCTGGAGGCCGTGCTGGCCTCCTGCCGGGCCCACGGCCTGGCCCCCAAGCGCCTGCGGCTCGTCCACGGCCACGCCGAGGCCCCGGCCCGGGCGCTCCTCCTGGAGGCCGTGCGCAACGGCGCGCCGGGGCTCGCCGTGGAGCCGCCGCTCCTGCTCTATCGCGGCCCGGAGCCGAACGCCCCGCACACCGGGACGGCCCTTGCCTTTTGCCCGTTTCTGGGGTGCAATCGGGCGGCAATGAAGGAGTGA
- the trxA gene encoding thioredoxin — protein sequence MNTLVCPSCSAVNRADPQRLERAVCGKCGLPLAGGHAPLHLDAAFLERLLTRDALPLLVDFWAPWCGPCRMMGPAFEQAAGLLGPSVRLGKVNTEEQQALGARFGVQSIPTLILFRDGREAARQSGAMRAGDIVTWTRSALR from the coding sequence ATGAACACCCTCGTCTGTCCCTCCTGTTCGGCGGTGAACCGCGCGGACCCGCAACGTCTGGAGCGGGCCGTGTGCGGCAAGTGCGGCCTGCCCCTGGCCGGGGGCCACGCCCCCCTGCACCTGGACGCCGCGTTCCTGGAACGCTTGCTGACCCGCGACGCCCTGCCCCTGCTGGTGGATTTCTGGGCCCCGTGGTGCGGCCCCTGCCGCATGATGGGCCCGGCCTTCGAGCAGGCCGCCGGGCTGCTGGGCCCGTCCGTGCGCCTCGGCAAGGTGAACACCGAGGAACAGCAGGCCCTGGGCGCGCGTTTCGGCGTGCAGTCCATTCCCACGTTGATCCTGTTCCGCGACGGCCGCGAGGCGGCCCGGCAGTCCGGGGCCATGCGCGCCGGGGACATCGTGACCTGGACCCGTTCGGCCCTGCGCTGA